A stretch of DNA from Doryrhamphus excisus isolate RoL2022-K1 chromosome 6, RoL_Dexc_1.0, whole genome shotgun sequence:
gtacaccctggactggtcgccagccaatcacagggcacaatctCAAGAGACGCTTGCCGCCTGAGTGCACCTTTTCAACCTGGTGTTTGCGCACCACTGTGGAGGACTGTATTTAGCCTTTGTTATAGTAGGGGTCGAATTCAGgtcactggggtgctggagcctatcccagctgtcttcgggcaaaagggtAGGATCCATTAGCTGAttctgggcaagaggcggggtacaccctggactggtcgccagccaatcacagggcacatatagacaaacaaccattcacactcacattcatacctatggacaatttggagtcgccaattaacctagcatgtttttggaatgtgggaggaaaaccagagtacccagagaaaacccacgcatgcacggggagaacatgcaaactccacacagagatggccgagggtggaattgaaccctggtctcctagctgtgaggtctgcgcgctaaccactagaccgccgtgccaccctctgtatattttgtatttttcatttttttttaatagatgtgtctgcacctactataccaaaaacaaattcctagtatgtgtttgatcatacctggcaataaacccttttctgattctgattctgattctgaataaAACCTAAAGCCGTTTGTGTTAAACACGCACAACTCTACAGTGGATTCAGTTTACTGCATTCGAACCGTGAGGAACAGTGATTGTTTTCCATCtattttttctccccccccatCTGACTCTAAAGTGACAATATTTCTGATCCTCGGCCAGACAAAAGCATCTGTTCCCCGTCGCCAGTTAGAATAACAAACATTTTCAGCAAGCCGACGGGCTCAAACTTACACTTCCTCCAAGCATGAAATACACTTAGCTTGTGATGAGGGCTGCAGTGCTGTCAGGAGCACATATTGGTCCCATAATGTAGCGCTATGGAGCGGGATGCCAAGAAAAGGAGCCCTAGAGGATTCCAGACCTGGGCAagaaccaattaaaaaaaacagctcaagcacactttcactttccagtGATTTGAGCTACAGAAGTTATAGTTTGCTTTCCAGGAAACTACTGTGTCATGCCAGCAACTAAACTATGCCCTGCAGTCCACTTCTTAtctatttctatttattcaATATTCAGACAAACAATGAGGGAAtatttgttgcaaaaaaaaattcctctATACTGGAAAAAATCGgacaaaataatcaaaagacaaataaaactcATACTTGTGTGTTTTGCTGTCAATTtgaggaggacaggaagtgacatcagggtttCAGAGTTGCGTTTTTGCGTCAATGACAATACCATTTATAAAGACAGGATATTAGTTTACATGAATTAGCTTATTGTCATtaaggtcgcaggggttgctggagcctatcccagctgtcttcgggcaagaggtggggtacaccctggactggtcgccagccagccaatcacagggcacatatagacaaacaaccattcacactcacattcatacctatggacaatttggagtcgccaattaacctagcatgtttttggaatgtgggagaaaacccacgcaaactccacacagagatggccgaggatggaatctaactcaggtctcctagctgtgaggccagcgtgctaaccactcgtccaccatgcagcctagcatgtttttggaatgtgggaggaaacgagtacccggagaaaaaacccacttatgcacggggagaacatgcaaactccacacagagatgcccgagcagggaatcgaacctgagtctctgagctgtgaggcctgcgcgctaaccacagccatgttcattcattaattcattcattttctaccgcttatcctcacgagggtcactggggtgctggagcctatcccagttgtcttcgggcgagagagtaGGCTCCATCAGCTGATTCTGGATGAGAggcagcgtacaccctggactggtcgccagccaatcacagggcacatatagacaaacaaccattcacactcacattcatacctatggacaatttggagtcgccaattaacctagcatgtttttggaatgtgggaggaaaaccggagtacccagagaaaacccatgcacggggagaacatgcaaaactccacacagagatggcagagggtggaattgaaccctggtctcccagctgtgaggtctgcgcgctaaccactcaaccaccgtgcagcctaccattgtcattttttcatgtaaatttagGGAACAatagcagtatcggccacaaatatcggcccaagcaaaatcggccattggctaagggtgatggaaaaaaaatcggtatctgcATCAGCccgaaaaaattattacattatcattatttttgagTGTGATCAAATGTGTGGGCAGTTTTAAATTCTAGCGGGATCTGATCAATCCAGGAATTTCATGCAATGACTCATAAATGGGTCTGACTTATCCAAAATTGTGTCTCTGGAGAACCCAGTGACAATATGTGGTTGCAGAGGAGCATTTCTACCTCATCTGCTCCAAACATCTGTTCCACTATGTACATGTTGTAGTTCAGCACATCGTATGAAAGATTAAAATACTGAATGAAAGCGTGCATGCCTCTCTTCTTACGTTGAGGAAATAAGGTGGACATTGAGGTTGAAGAAGAAAATGCACAAAGTTCATATTTACACAAGTCCCATTGTGGTGAGGCAGTCCTGTTCAAAACAACTGGAACAGAAGAAGAGACAGAAGCATGAGAAGGTGGTAACGGGCTGTCAAATGACGACCTCGCCCTCTTAAAGACTCTTGGTTGAGCTCGCCCTGGATGTGGGAACCGTGCGGGGACGCTGAGGTTAACGTGTGACTGTTGCGGTTGGAGCACATGTCGTAGAGGTTTcctgaaaactgcatttttttggatTCCTGGCGGAGAGACTCCCACACCGTTGCGGCATCCTCCGGACATGCGGCCATAGCTGCGTTGGCACAGTCGTGAAACTCATCCCACGACCTGGAGAAAAAGAATTAACAAGCGTCTTTTGAGTTAGGAAAGACAACAATCCGATAAGTCAGAATTTTACCATTTCATATTCCTGGGAAAAATTTTAGTTACACTAGTCCACatatttttggtcttgatcTGCTTCCAAAACTGGCTAAatctcatttattttcataagatGAACTAaaaatggctgcatggtggatgagtggttagcacacaggccttacagctaggagacccgggttcaattccattcacagccacctctgtgtggagtttgcatgggttttctccgggtactccggtttcctcccacattccaaaaacatgctaggttaattagcgactctaaattgtccataggtatgaatgtgagtgtgaatggttgtttgtctatatgtgccctgtgattggctggccaccagtccagggtgtaccctgcctctcgtccgaagacagctgggataggctccagcacccacacgAACTTAATGACAATAAGCTAATTTACATAAAGTAAGAtcccttctttataaatggtaTTGTCATTGATGCAAAAACGCAACTCTGaaaccctgatgtcacttcctgtcctcaaaTTGACCGCAAAACACAAAAGCATgagttttatttgtcttttgattactttgtcagatttttttcatgtataggAGAAAAATTTTGCAACAAATAGGAGTGGGACTGCACGGCACtcgagtggtgagcgcgcatgttctccccgtgcatgcgtgggtatttccgggtactccggtttcctcccacattccaaaaacatgctaggttaattagcgactccaaattgtccataggtatgaatgtgagtgtgaatggttgtttgtctatacgtatgtgccctgtgattggctggcgaccagtccagggtgtaccccgcctctcgtccgaagacagctgggataggctccagcaccccctgcgactcttgcgaggataagcggtagaaaatgaatgaatgaatgaatgaactgaaaatcaataaacaactgtgctggttagctaatatattgttttacataaaaatcaCATCTGTTTATACAATAGATTTAGGCATATTTGCCACCATTTCTggtaatgaaatgaaataaacaagcaaaagtatgacttaaaacaacaaagttccCTTAATTCAAGATCTGAACAACACTTTTTGGCTGGTCTGACCAAATTCCAAAAGTTGTCAGTAAACATAGACGGAATCGTCACTTACGTTTCCACAGTTCGTAATGTAAaaagtgtatcttcagtgacatattgccACCGGCTGCTTATAACTATTTGCCTTCTAAACTCTGAtgtaaaagtcaatttctgcaacCGTCCATGACACTTCCAAGAAACATATATTTTAGGTCTTTGAAGACGGGATACACCACCTCAGCTCACATTTGTGGTGTATATGTAACGATTTGAAAAGtcagttaaaaaatatttattatctgAGGCTTATTGTTAAATTGTGAAAtacggttaaaaaaaatactgttgcCAACACATTTTACATTGGTTTTTTATAGCTTCCCTCTGAAGGAACTGGCGGACACAAACTTCCCAAGCAAGATGCCCTTCCATCTGCCGCCAGGGAGAAAGTGTTTTGTGATTGAGCCTCCCTCCACCCTAAAAATGACCTCTTTGGAAAG
This window harbors:
- the nrn1la gene encoding neuritin 1-like a yields the protein MNSACFFVFFFFLPVALILMVRPSSISAVSTRRCHSIYKSFAECLMALGDSLTDNARKDEDTHEIHSICRSWDEFHDCANAAMAACPEDAATVWESLRQESKKMQFSGNLYDMCSNRNSHTLTSASPHGSHIQGELNQESLRGRGRHLTARYHLLMLLSLLLFQLF